CAGCGCGCGCTCCAGCCGGGTCTGCTCCTCCGGGCCGAGTCCGATCCCCGCCACCGCGTCGAGAATGCGCTCGCGGTCACCGGGGAAGTGGGAGAGCAGGTACAGCAGGGCCAGGGTGAACGCCTGCGAGTTCGACTCACGGGCGACCAGCGCCAGGTAGTGGTCCAGCCCGGCGCGCACCGCCTGGTTGACCGGACCCGACTCCGGGTATTCGGCCTCGGCGAGCAGGCCGAGCAGGATCACCAGGCGGCCCTGGTGGTCCTCGGTGACCTGGTCGAGCACGTCGACCAGCACCGGCGCGGCGGGCAGGGCCAGCTCGGTCAGGACGCCCTCGCTCCACACGGCACCGGCCAGCTTCTCGAACTCGGCCTGCAGCTGCTCCGGCTGGGCGCTGGCGAACGCCTTCACCAGTTCGGCGATGGTCGAGTCGGTAACGGCGTCAGTCATTTCTGCGCGTCCTTTCCAAGGTTTGGTCAGCTCAGCCGGGTTTGCGGGCGGAGACGATCACGTACCCGATCTGGTCCTTGCGCGGGGCGAAGAACCCGAGGTGGTTGCGGGAGAACTCACCCACCGCCGCCTCGCCGAACTTGGCGGTGATCTCGTCCCGGCTGCGCATCGCGGTCTCCAGGTACTTCGTTTTCATCCCGAACGCGCGCGGGCCGCACTGGGTGTACTCCTCCACCGCGAACCCGGCGGCGCGGGTCAGGTCCAGCCACTCGGGCAGCGTCGGCAACGCACCGAGCTTCAGCGTTTCGACGAACTTGGCCACCCGCGCCGGATCGCGGTCGGACTCCAGGCTGAAGTCGGAGAAGGTCAGCCGCCCGCCGGGACGCAGCACCCGGAAGAACTCGCCGAGCACGGTCGCCAGGTCCGGCGCGTTCTGCAGGGATTCCAGCGCCAGCACCGCGTCGAAGCAATTGTCCGGATAGGACAGTGCGGTGAAGTCGCCGTACTCGAACCGGGCGCGCTCGGCCACGCCGGCCGCTTCGGCCCGCTTCCCGCCCTGCGCGATCTCGTACGCGCTGAGCGTGATGCCGGTGACCCGCACGCCGTACTCGCCGGCCAGGTAGACCGCGGTCTCGCCGGGGCCGCAGCCCGCGTCGAGCAGGTGCTCACCCGGTCGCAGCCCGAGGGTTTCGGTGACCTTGCGGCTCATCCGGTGCAC
The genomic region above belongs to Amycolatopsis sp. YIM 10 and contains:
- a CDS encoding class I SAM-dependent methyltransferase gives rise to the protein MSISDEIGKHYDERSPIGDELRDGQIHMWYWFDRHDDATLPEAVHRMSRKVTETLGLRPGEHLLDAGCGPGETAVYLAGEYGVRVTGITLSAYEIAQGGKRAEAAGVAERARFEYGDFTALSYPDNCFDAVLALESLQNAPDLATVLGEFFRVLRPGGRLTFSDFSLESDRDPARVAKFVETLKLGALPTLPEWLDLTRAAGFAVEEYTQCGPRAFGMKTKYLETAMRSRDEITAKFGEAAVGEFSRNHLGFFAPRKDQIGYVIVSARKPG